The region CTCAGACGGGGAGGGTAAGCGGCAGAGCGGTGCCGGCCATGATCGGGCCATTTGCGCCACGCAAAGCCGGAAGCCACCGCTTCCGAAGTGGCCCCCGCTGCGCTCCGCGGTTATTATTGCTTCCCGAAGAGGGAACCGATGATGACGAGAACGCAGCAGGAGGCGGAGCGGGCGCAACGGCCGCAGCCGCTCCATGTCAGTCTGGTGGCGCTGCCGGAGGCGGCAGTCTCGACGTTGAGCGGCATCTTTGATGTGATGAACGCCTTTTCCATCGTACCTCCGGACGACGGCATTACGAAGACTCCACCTTTCCACGTCGAGATCGTCGGCGAACGGGCCGGCCCGCTCACCCTCGCCAGCCGCGTGCCGCTCGTGGTGCAGCGACCGGTCGCCGAAATCGAGCGGACTGACATCGTCATCGTGCCCTCGGTCGTGCTTGGGCCGGAAGGCTGGGTGAAGCGCCGATATCCGGCGCTGGTGGAATGGTGCCGGAGAATGCACGAGAAAGGGGCGCTGATCTGCTCGGCCTGTTCGGGAATCTTCCTGCTTGCCGAGACCGGGGTCTTCGATGGCGCCGATGCCACTGTCCACTTCGGCTATGCCCAGACGTTCCGCGACGCCTATCCGCAGATCCCGATCCATCCGGAACAGGTGCTGGTGGTCGCTGGCCAGCGGGACGAGTTGATTACATCGGGCGCCTCGATGACATGGCACGATCTTGTGCTTTATCTGATCGCCCGCCATGCGGGGGCGACGGCAGCGCAGACGGTGGCCCGCTATTTTGCGCTGCAATGGCACCAGGACGGCCTGGCTCCCTATATGGTGTTCGAGGGGCGGCGCGACCACGGCGACCAGGCGATCCAGACCGCACAGGACTGGCTTGCGGTCCATTTTCCAGTCGCCAACCCGCTGGAGGAGATGGTCAAGCAGGCGGGCCTCACGGAGCGGACCTTCAAGCGGCGGTTCACACGGGCGACCGGCATGAGCCCGATCGCCTATGTGCAACGGCTGCGGATCGAGGAGGCGAAGCGGCGGCTAGAGCGAACGGAGGCTTCCGTCGACGAGATAAGTTGGCAGGTAGGGTATGAGGAACCGGCCTTCTTTCGACGCTTGTTCAGGAGGATAACCGGCTTGGCTCCCGGCAACTATCGCCGCCGGTTTCAGGTGCCGGCCTATGCTAAGCGACCTTCTACTGGCAAATGAAATTTGGCAATCACCTGCCGTATTGAGCATGACATATGGCCAACGGATAGGCAGCAATCAACCTTCTGCGCCTGCTCAACAAGGGGCCGCGACAGCGCAGAACAGCCGCATCTTCGAAGCGAACCTCAGTTCTGCAAGGCCCAGTCCGCAGTCTGCCAGCGCATCTGCCCGCGGTCGGCAACGACACGGCCGAGCCCTGGGAAGGGCATGTGGGTGGCGGCGATGAGGGCGCGTTCCGAAGCGGCGCGAGGGAAAAACCGGTCGCGCATCGCTTTGGCTGCTGCACGATCCTGCTCGAACAGGAAGAACACATCGGTGGCCGCAGGATGCACGACGGGAAAGATCATGTCCGAGACCATGATCAGGCTCTGTCCGCCATCTTCGACACGCACCCCGATATGTCCGGGTGTATGGCCGGTCAGGTCGACAATCGAGACGCCCGGTACAATTTCTCGCTCTCCGTCGATCGCCTGAAGTCTCGGGTAGAGACGCACGACCTCCTCCGCCATCTTGAAGCTGGTTTGAAGATAGTCGGGCGCGCCGTTGCGCTTGGCCGGATCAGTCCAATGGCTGACGTCGCGGCGATCTATGTATAGTTCGGCCTTGGGATAGTTGTTCTTGCCGCCGAGAATCAGACCACCCATGTGGTCCTGATGCATGTGCGTTACGATCACCGCGTCGATCTGGTCGGGCTGCAGGCCGAGAGCGGCGAGCGCCTGCGGCAACTGCCCGGTCTGCCCGATCGAGCCCGCTGTACCGGCATCGATCAGGATGCGGCGTTCGCCATCCTCAATGAGGTATTGGTTGAAGAGGAATCGCACCCCACTCGGCCGGGCGGTGAACTGCGCGACTGCCGCCTGTTCGACCTCCGCCGCGGTACGCCCCGGAAAATATTCATAGGGCATGTCGGCATACCCGTCCGTCAACGCCGTCACCGTAAAGCGGCCGATGCGGATCTGCGCGAGCGGCGTAACGCTGACCGGCGCTTTGGCGGCCTCCTGCGTCGCAGCAAGCGCGGACGCTCCTTCAATCATACCTCCGCCAAAGAGGCTTCCCCCGAGGAGGCCAAGAGGGAGAGCGCTTGCAAAGGCACGACGCGAAAGCTGGGGCATGACGTCCATCCTGATGATTGGCAAATATGGGGAGCCTGGCAGCGCCCTCGAACGACGTGAAGCTATGACATCCACAACCAGTAGGGTATCCTGCCATTTCGGGAAGCTTACTCTCAGATTTCGGAAGGATTGTATGGATCGTCTTGACGCGATGTCGGTACTGCTGGCGGTGGTCGATGCCGGCAGTCTTTCGGCCGGGGCGCGGCGGCTCAACGCACCGCTCGCCACGGTCAGCCGCAAGGTCGCCGATCTTGAAAAGCACCTCGGAGCGCGTCTGGTGCTGCGCACGCGCCGCGGTCTCTCGCTGACCGAGGAGGGGCGCGCCTTTGTCGCCGCCTCACGTCGCATCCTCGAGGACCTGGACGCGGCGGAGCGGCAGGCCAGCGGCGATCATGGCGCGCTGCGTGGCGGGCTTCATGTCACCGCACCTATTGCTTTCGGCGAGCGTTATCTGCTGCCAATCGCGCTGGAATTCTTGAAGGAGCAACCGGACATCGACCTGCGCCTGACGCTGGCTGATCGGCAGATAAATCTGGCAGATGAGCAGGTTGACGTGGCTCTGCGAATTGGGCACCTGACGGACAGTGCGCTGATTGCGACGCGCGTCGGCAGCGTCCGCCGGGTTATCTGCGCGAGCCCCGAATATCTGGCCCGCCGAGGCGTGCCGCGTCGGCCGGAAGACCTCGCGCGACATGACGGCATAAGCTTCCAGGGCTTTGCGACCGCGCCGGAATGGCGCTACCGCCGGGACGGTCCGGCCTTCACCATCGAGCCGCGGTCCAAACTCGCGGTCAACACGACGGAAGCGGCCATTCAGGCTGCAATGGCCGGCATCGGCATCATCCGCGTGCTGTCTTACCAGATTTCCGATCAGCTGCGCTCCGGCGCTCTGCAGGAACTGCTGACTGAGTTCGCACGAGAACCTTTACCTGTGAACATCTTGCACGGACCAGCCGATCCCCTATCGCTGAAGGTGAGGTGCTTCCTCGACTGGATCGGGCCTCGCCTCCGCGCGCGGATGGCCCAGTAGCGTACCCGCAGGTGTGCATCCGCCCATGACGATCAGGCACCGGTGCGATTGCTTCACACAGGCAGGAAATTGATTTTGGAATTGCCGATAAAGCCGACGACGAACTGGTTGGCGGGCTTGTGATAAAGCTCGAGCGGTGCGCCGGTCTGGGAGATGTTGCCGGCGTCGAGCACGACGACGATGCGGTCGGCCATCGTCATGGCTTCGACCTGGTCGTGCGTCACATAGATCATCGTTGCCTTCAACGCCCTATGCAGCTTGGCAAGCTCAATGCGCATATCGGCGCAACAGCGGCCGTTAGATCGAACGACTGTCATATGCCCAATGCAGCAGCGCCTGGCGCTGGCGCGGTCGGCACCAGCAATCTCCAGGCTCGCAGGCTCGGCGAAGCTGAGCGATATGGCGGCGAATGGCTTTCCAGCGGGCGATCTGTCGCTCGTCCTCACCAGGCATGCGGCGACCTTGATAATAGCGGCAATACCACTGGAACCAGCCACGCGGATCGTCGGGATGTATCCATCCTTTGGCTCGCCAGACGTTAAGGGGTTGGCTGGCGTCGACACCGAAGCAATTCAGTGACGGATCCTTTCGCAGCGGCGACAGACGGGCCTCTGCAAACCAGCTTTCCGGGAATTCGTCACGACAATCGGTCATGTATTTGCCGCCGAACACGCCGAGTGCAAGCATCTCGGCGGGGGTCAGCTCTGGCCGGAAGTCGGGATGGAAGTTGCGGCCACTTGGTGCAGCGAGAACGTATCGGTAGCCTTGCTGCATCCGATCATTCACGACGATCCACCGGGGTTTCATCGGGCGCCCTCCGACAGCGGTTTCTGGCGGTTGCGCCGCCAGATGGACACGTTGAGTGCCGCCGCGAAACTCACCCACGCGAGGTAAGGAACAAGGAGCAGGGCAGCAGCCGAATTCGCGGGATAAAACAAGATGATCGTCGCCAGGATCGCAGCCCAAAGCAGCATGATCTCCACCGCGGCAAGCCAGGGTTGGTGAAGCGCAAAAAAGATCGGCGACCACGCAGCATTGAGCAGAAGCTGGACTGCATAGACACTGAGCGGGAATGCTGCGCCGGCAATGCCTGCCTCCAGCCACAGGAGCCAGCCCGACAGTCCGATCGAGGCATAGAGTACCGTCCAGACCGGGGCGAACAGCCAATCGGGCGGCCGCCATCCTGGCTTGTCGAGCTGCTTGTACCATTCGCCTGACCGAAAAATCACGCCGGTGGCCGCCGCAGCAAAGCTCGCGGCCTGAAAGGCGACCAGCACAAGAAGGGAATCCATGTCCATCCGACAAAAGGTGGAGGGAGCCGCCGACGCGACAAGCGAGTCCCTCCAAAGGCCCTATTGGTTCTGGCGAGCAGCGAACTCGCCGGAACCCATTGCAGAAAACAGCGGGATGACCTGCCAGGCGGCCGACAGCCCCACCAGGACGTAAACGACCCGGGCGAGCCCCGAGCCGGCCCCAAATATGGCGGCCACGAGGTCAAAGCCGAATAGCCCGACCAGCCCCCAGTTCAGGCCGCCTACGATCACGAGGATGAGCGTTAGTATGTTGAGGAACTTCATGGTTCTTCTCCAGTTGAGGGGACCAGGGTCAGCCTTCCGGCGGCACGATCACCTTATCGATGACATGGATGACACCATTGGAGGCAGCAACGTCGGCGGCAGTTACAACGGCGTCGTTCACCTTGACGGTGGAGCCCTCGACGTTGACGTCGATCGTTTTGCCATTGACCGACTTCGCCTCATTGATACCCGCCACGTCCTTAGCCATGACCTTGCCCGCGACCACATGGTAGGTGAGGATCGCGGTGAGCTTTTGCTTATTTTCCG is a window of Rhizobium lentis DNA encoding:
- a CDS encoding DUF378 domain-containing protein, with amino-acid sequence MKFLNILTLILVIVGGLNWGLVGLFGFDLVAAIFGAGSGLARVVYVLVGLSAAWQVIPLFSAMGSGEFAARQNQ
- a CDS encoding MBL fold metallo-hydrolase; its protein translation is MPQLSRRAFASALPLGLLGGSLFGGGMIEGASALAATQEAAKAPVSVTPLAQIRIGRFTVTALTDGYADMPYEYFPGRTAAEVEQAAVAQFTARPSGVRFLFNQYLIEDGERRILIDAGTAGSIGQTGQLPQALAALGLQPDQIDAVIVTHMHQDHMGGLILGGKNNYPKAELYIDRRDVSHWTDPAKRNGAPDYLQTSFKMAEEVVRLYPRLQAIDGEREIVPGVSIVDLTGHTPGHIGVRVEDGGQSLIMVSDMIFPVVHPAATDVFFLFEQDRAAAKAMRDRFFPRAASERALIAATHMPFPGLGRVVADRGQMRWQTADWALQN
- a CDS encoding GlxA family transcriptional regulator; this encodes MMTRTQQEAERAQRPQPLHVSLVALPEAAVSTLSGIFDVMNAFSIVPPDDGITKTPPFHVEIVGERAGPLTLASRVPLVVQRPVAEIERTDIVIVPSVVLGPEGWVKRRYPALVEWCRRMHEKGALICSACSGIFLLAETGVFDGADATVHFGYAQTFRDAYPQIPIHPEQVLVVAGQRDELITSGASMTWHDLVLYLIARHAGATAAQTVARYFALQWHQDGLAPYMVFEGRRDHGDQAIQTAQDWLAVHFPVANPLEEMVKQAGLTERTFKRRFTRATGMSPIAYVQRLRIEEAKRRLERTEASVDEISWQVGYEEPAFFRRLFRRITGLAPGNYRRRFQVPAYAKRPSTGK
- a CDS encoding TspO/MBR family protein, which gives rise to MDSLLVLVAFQAASFAAAATGVIFRSGEWYKQLDKPGWRPPDWLFAPVWTVLYASIGLSGWLLWLEAGIAGAAFPLSVYAVQLLLNAAWSPIFFALHQPWLAAVEIMLLWAAILATIILFYPANSAAALLLVPYLAWVSFAAALNVSIWRRNRQKPLSEGAR
- a CDS encoding LysR family transcriptional regulator gives rise to the protein MDRLDAMSVLLAVVDAGSLSAGARRLNAPLATVSRKVADLEKHLGARLVLRTRRGLSLTEEGRAFVAASRRILEDLDAAERQASGDHGALRGGLHVTAPIAFGERYLLPIALEFLKEQPDIDLRLTLADRQINLADEQVDVALRIGHLTDSALIATRVGSVRRVICASPEYLARRGVPRRPEDLARHDGISFQGFATAPEWRYRRDGPAFTIEPRSKLAVNTTEAAIQAAMAGIGIIRVLSYQISDQLRSGALQELLTEFAREPLPVNILHGPADPLSLKVRCFLDWIGPRLRARMAQ